A single Lolium perenne isolate Kyuss_39 chromosome 6, Kyuss_2.0, whole genome shotgun sequence DNA region contains:
- the LOC127308689 gene encoding F-box/FBD/LRR-repeat protein At5g56420-like isoform X2, which translates to MPPRKKRNSAPPVSVTDRIGALPDSILHHVLSFLPAQAAVRTCVLARRWRYLWRYTTGLRIVGLEEDGEYKVSDLHKFVEHLLILRERTDLDTVQIKFDEFCEEDQPCVNLWVRFAVMCKVRALTLHISDERLNLDDLPLVSRHLRTLDLDGVALQKFFLDFASCPALENLNMSYCSIFAGKVSSRSLKHLSIYYCSYDLDCRIHISTPCLVSLKIDHYSGRTPFLENMALLESAHVYLSNYCEDACLNHASGVFCGANNNACQNCVPIKDDCSRECVLLGGISSAKHLKLLPENSTGPNHKVVIKGSYSSMERPSAISEHLNIVEVKCNVIDEKILKVLKFLTTFNIRFGFL; encoded by the exons ATGCCTCCTAGGAAGAAGCGCAATAGTGCGCCGCCGGTGAGCGTCACCGACCGCATTGGCGCCCTCCCCGACAGTATCCTCCACCACGTGCTCTCCTTCCTCCCAGCGCAGGCCGCCGTTCGGACGTGCGTGCTTGCCCGGCGCTGGCGCTACCTCTGGAGGTATACCACCGGCTTGCGCATCGTCGGCCTGGAGGAGGACGGGGAATACAAAGTCAGCGACCTCCATAAGTTCGTGGAACATCTGCTGATACTGCGTGAGCGCACCGACCTAGACACTGTCCAGATCAAATTCGATGAATTCTGTGAAGAAGATCAACCTTGTGTGAACCTGTGGGTCCGTTTTGCTGTGATGTGCAAAGTTCGGGCGCTCACCCTTCATATCAGTGATGAACGTCTCAACCTAGACGACCTGCCTCTCGTCTCTAGGCATCTGAGAACATTAGACCTTGATGGTGTAGCCCTACAAAAGTTCTTTCTTGATTTTGCTAGCTGTCCTGCATTGGAGAATCTGAATATGAGTTATTGCAGCATCTTTGCTGGGAAGGTATCGTCCCGTTCCCTGAAGCATTTGAGCATCTATTACTGCAGCTACGACTTGGATTGCCGGATCCATATTTCTACTCCGTGCCTTGTCTCTCTGAAAATCGATCATTATTCTGGTAGAACACCATTTCTTGAAAACATGGCGTTGCTAGAGAGTGCACATGTGTATCTTAGCAATTACTGCGAAGATGCCTGTTTGAACCATGCCTCTGGTGTTTTCTGTGGAGCTAATAATAATGCATGTCAGAATTGTGTTCCTATTAAAGACGATTGCAGCAGAGAGTGTGTACTTCTGGGTGGTATCTCAAGTGCTAAACACCTGAAGTTGCTACCTGAGAATAGTACG GGACCAAATCATAAAGTGGTAATCAAAGGAAGCTATAGTTCAATGGAGAGACCATCTGCAATATCTGAGCACCTTAACATCGTTGAAGTCAAGTGTAATGTGATCGACGAGAAAATTCTTAAAGTTTTGAAGTTCCTGACTACATTCAACATAC GATTCGGTTTCCTGTAA
- the LOC127308688 gene encoding putative F-box/LRR-repeat protein At3g59160 encodes MPPKKKRKSPPPVSVADRISALPDSLLHHVLSFLPAQASVRTCVLARRWRHLWRSTTGLRIVGLDDEVELDVEDLRKFVDHLLILRERTDLHSVEIKFNEFCEEDQPYVKTWVRFALMCKVRTLTLHVGASEYLDLDDLPLVSRHLRTLDLDGVGLQETFLDFGSCPVLQDLKMSHCDINACRISSHSLKHLTIYCCHNHFDCRIHVSTPCLVSLELSHFSGRTPFLENMALLESAHVYLSDYCQDVCLNYDSGVFCGANNNACKNCVPIEDDCSREYVLLGGISNAKHLKLLPESKTFIFARDLKHCPTFTKLKTLLLNEYWCEGPDLDPLACILKNSPVLEKLTLQLFSTGPNHKVVIKGSYSSMERPSAISEHLNMVEVKCNVIDDKILKVLKFLTTFNIRFGFV; translated from the exons ATGCCTCCTAAGAAGAAGCGCAAGAGTCCACCGCCGGTGAGCGTCGCGGACCGTATCAGCGCCCTCCCCGACAGTCTCCTCCACCACGTGCTCTCCTTCCTCCCAGCGCAGGCCTCCGTACGGACGTGCGTGCTTGCTCGGCGCTGGCGCCACCTCTGGAGGTCCACCACAGGCCTGCGCATCGTCGGCCTTGATGACGAGGTGGAATTAGATGTTGAAGATCTCCGGAAGTTCGTGGACCATCTGCTGATCCTGCGTGAGCGCACCGACCTACACTCTGTCGAGATCAAATtcaatgaattctgtgaggaagacCAGCCATATGTGAAAACATGGGTCCGTTTCGCTTTGATGTGCAAAGTTCGCACGCTCACCCTTCATGTCGGTGCCTCTGAATATCTCGACCTAGACGACCTGCCTCTTGTCTCTCGGCATCTGAGAACATTAGACCTTGATGGTGTAGGCCTACAAGAGACCTTCCTTGATTTTGGTAGCTGTCCAGTATTGCAGGATCTGAAGATGAGTCATTGCGACATCAATGCTTGTAGGATATCCTCCCATTCCCTAAAGCATTTGACCATCTATTGCTGCCACAACCACTTCGATTGCCGGATCCATGTTTCTACTCCGTGCCTTGTCTCTCTGGAACTTAGTCATTTTTCTGGTAGAACACCGTTTCTTGAAAACATGGCGTTGCTAGAGAGTGCACATGTGTATCTTAGCGATTACTGCCAAGATGTCTGTTTGAATTATGACTCTGGTGTTTTCTGTGGAGCTAATAATAATGCATGTAAGAATTGTGTTCCTATTGAAGACGATTGCAGCAGAGAATATGTTCTTCTGGGTGGTATCTCAAATGCTAAACACCTGAAGTTGCTACCTGAGAGTAAAACG TTCATTTTCGCAAGAGATTTAAAACACTGCCCTACATTTACCAAGTTAAAGACTTTGTTGCTCAATGAGTACTGGTGCGAGGGTCCTGATTTGGATCCGCTAGCTTGCATTCTGAAAAATTCACCAGTTTTAGAGAAGCTCACTCTTCAACTTTTTTCCACG GGACCAAATCATAAAGTGGTAATCAAAGGAAGCTATAGTTCAATGGAGAGACCATCTGCAATATCTGAGCACCTTAACATGGTTGAAGTCAAGTGTAATGTGATCGACGACAAAATTCTTAAAGTTTTGAAGTTCCTGACTACATTCAACATAC GATTCGGTTTCGTGTAA
- the LOC127308689 gene encoding F-box protein At4g09920-like isoform X1, giving the protein MPPRKKRNSAPPVSVTDRIGALPDSILHHVLSFLPAQAAVRTCVLARRWRYLWRYTTGLRIVGLEEDGEYKVSDLHKFVEHLLILRERTDLDTVQIKFDEFCEEDQPCVNLWVRFAVMCKVRALTLHISDERLNLDDLPLVSRHLRTLDLDGVALQKFFLDFASCPALENLNMSYCSIFAGKVSSRSLKHLSIYYCSYDLDCRIHISTPCLVSLKIDHYSGRTPFLENMALLESAHVYLSNYCEDACLNHASGVFCGANNNACQNCVPIKDDCSRECVLLGGISSAKHLKLLPENSTFIFARDLKHCPTFTKLKTLLLNEYWCEGPDLDPLACILKNSPVLEKLTLQLCSTGPNHKVVIKGSYSSMERPSAISEHLNIVEVKCNVIDEKILKVLKFLTTFNIRFGFL; this is encoded by the exons ATGCCTCCTAGGAAGAAGCGCAATAGTGCGCCGCCGGTGAGCGTCACCGACCGCATTGGCGCCCTCCCCGACAGTATCCTCCACCACGTGCTCTCCTTCCTCCCAGCGCAGGCCGCCGTTCGGACGTGCGTGCTTGCCCGGCGCTGGCGCTACCTCTGGAGGTATACCACCGGCTTGCGCATCGTCGGCCTGGAGGAGGACGGGGAATACAAAGTCAGCGACCTCCATAAGTTCGTGGAACATCTGCTGATACTGCGTGAGCGCACCGACCTAGACACTGTCCAGATCAAATTCGATGAATTCTGTGAAGAAGATCAACCTTGTGTGAACCTGTGGGTCCGTTTTGCTGTGATGTGCAAAGTTCGGGCGCTCACCCTTCATATCAGTGATGAACGTCTCAACCTAGACGACCTGCCTCTCGTCTCTAGGCATCTGAGAACATTAGACCTTGATGGTGTAGCCCTACAAAAGTTCTTTCTTGATTTTGCTAGCTGTCCTGCATTGGAGAATCTGAATATGAGTTATTGCAGCATCTTTGCTGGGAAGGTATCGTCCCGTTCCCTGAAGCATTTGAGCATCTATTACTGCAGCTACGACTTGGATTGCCGGATCCATATTTCTACTCCGTGCCTTGTCTCTCTGAAAATCGATCATTATTCTGGTAGAACACCATTTCTTGAAAACATGGCGTTGCTAGAGAGTGCACATGTGTATCTTAGCAATTACTGCGAAGATGCCTGTTTGAACCATGCCTCTGGTGTTTTCTGTGGAGCTAATAATAATGCATGTCAGAATTGTGTTCCTATTAAAGACGATTGCAGCAGAGAGTGTGTACTTCTGGGTGGTATCTCAAGTGCTAAACACCTGAAGTTGCTACCTGAGAATAGTACG TTCATTTTCGCAAGAGATTTAAAACACTGCCCTACATTTACCAAGTTAAAGACTTTGTTGCTCAATGAGTACTGGTGCGAGGGTCCTGATTTGGATCCGCTAGCTTGCATTCTGAAAAATTCACCAGTTTTAGAGAAGCTCACTCTTCAACTTTGTTCCACG GGACCAAATCATAAAGTGGTAATCAAAGGAAGCTATAGTTCAATGGAGAGACCATCTGCAATATCTGAGCACCTTAACATCGTTGAAGTCAAGTGTAATGTGATCGACGAGAAAATTCTTAAAGTTTTGAAGTTCCTGACTACATTCAACATAC GATTCGGTTTCCTGTAA